The sequence TATACTCTagaaatccaagaaaaagagaagtcTCTCATATCTATGAAGCCCTACTTGATTCCTCTTTCCCCCTTTTCTATGGGCTTATGCAGGTGTAGTAACAATTTTTTAGAGGTTTTGTGTATGTGACATacgtgcatatattcaaatgaAGTAGCATTTGTTTAGAAGTTTGAAGTGGTATAATTGAATCTATGTAATAGCATTTAAAGGGTTTCTGTATTCGGATTTAGAGTGTGACTATAATGAAGTGGATATGACAAACTGTTATTTTTCAAGATCCCATGAGAAAGGTTATACGTTGAAGCAATAGTATTTGAAATAATAGATATTATGCTGCTTTTTCATGTTTCCATGAGATAAAAATTCCATGCTTAGCCATTTTCTAATTTTTGCTAGGTCCAGAATATATAGACCTCTACATGTCTGATCAACTTATTCTGCTAACTAAACAACTTCATGACCATTGACTAGGATATCATCTCAATCTTAATTCTCCAATCAAAAATCAGAAATTTTTTATCCCATAGAATAACTTTCAAACTATTTATAGTACCTAGATGGCTATTCCTCATTCCCCCATATTTGCTCTACACCCAAATAGCACCTAAAAATAATTGTATGATATGTGAATACATGTAAAGGATAAATACAGATAGTTGAAAAAACAAGTCCATCAAAATTTGTTTAAACCAATTGAAACTAAttctatagaaaaaaaaaatatctttttgcAAATGCTTTCAATAAAGAAACATTATTACCAATTATTGAATGGTACTAATATTTATATGTGTTATGTAGCCTTTTGCACCTACCAATATTCTTGAAGGCATGCTTTAGCAGAGTAAAGATGTTGTAGTATGCTTTGTAATTATCTGGTAATTTGTCATTTCCATCATGCGAAACCTTTTCAAAATCAATGCCTTCATTTTTGCGGAATTTCTTCTTGTAACTTAGATATTCGACTTTGAGTTGATCCACAAATATACCTACACATGAAGGAAAAGGGAAGAAATTTAAAAACATCAATGCAAAAATTGCTACTTtgcaagctaaggctttaggcCTTAAAATATAAAACTGCAAGCAATAATTAAAAGCTTATCAAAAAATATACTTCCATTGATACTTGTGTATCGTTGGTACTTTAGGGTTCACCACCATAGTTGCTCTACATTTTTTAAATCAAAGGAACTATAGTTTTGATATTTTAAATAGACAAATCAATTATATTTTTGACTTTCACCATTTTGCAAATTAACAATCATTCGCTATCaaaaaaattatgttttctAAATTATAATCACTAAATTTATGTGTTGTTTTTCAAGAGAAAATTAATTCATAAATTTAATGATTATAGTAAATTTATGCATTAATTTTGTCATTTGTATAAATTTCATATATGATACAAGACCAAATTCCTTAGCTagctatatattatatttttattttagaggATATATTGGGATCTTCCAACTTAGAACTACAATCCATTAGGGTTTGGATTGAGGGATTTGTGTTAGGATGATCTCTTTATTTTGGGAATTTGAAATGTGGCATCATCAAGagatttgtattgtgatttcTTTTCACTTTCTAGATATCTACCATTGGCAAGCTTTCTTTGATAGCATCTATCTTTGGACATAAGTCCGAGATCAAATTGTTGGatatattcaaattatttaataattataaatatttttcagattttttatgatttttaaatgatttttaattggTATTTGTCGTTTGGCAAAATATTAGATCTAAATGGAAGAGCTCAAATATTAGAGAACTAAAAAGAACTCTTTATTGATCTTTATTTAGTCCTATATTAAATTTGTTTATGCATGTCTACTTGTATTTATACCATCCCTAACTAGGAGAGCCTAGTAGGGCACATAGATTTTCAGGTTAATTATGACATGCACCTGTGTTTGCAGGGCTTGGCTTAGTGCAACTAGCCATGCACATTCATGACCCATGTAGTATACTTTGTTAGTATTCTATATTATATtggtttttttttgggtaaccgCAACATTAATATGCATTCAATCTATTAACCGTTGGAGGCTCTTTAGGGCGTGTTTGGTATGGGTGATCATCCCAAGATCAAAGATGATATAGATGAAGGTGATGAGGATAAAAGGGATGAGATCACCGATTTGGTTGCACTATGGTAATTCTATACGACGGTAATTGCAAATCATTTCTACTCTTCAAATCACCACCCACCTTGGTGATGGGATACCTATTTTTGAGGTTGAAAATTCAAATCAGCCCAGAGCAATGATCTCAGGCTGAAAGTTGAGAACAAAAATATCCTTTAGTCCCACAAAAAAAATTGGTATATCAATATACCGTTAATATAATACATCAATATTAtacatatgatattatattatattgatattatgcattatatttatgatatattatattataatatattattaatcatattattgtcATGTTATTATTcgatgataattttaaattatagtagaaatatattattatactaatattaatataatgaaagtatttaatatattacttccaTTTGCCTGATTttcctaatcaaaataattattagtattaaaaagatatataagtataaataagaaTATTGAttctataataacaattaatatatatttatagaattaataagttataggactaataaatatattttatgaaatatattattaattaatatattgatattttattataatatattatatatgattaataaatgtaTTGTTATGGAATATATTAGGGGCAGTTTTGGTATTATATGGTCAACAATCTAAAATTTTTATGGAATACCAAACAGATTAGTTGTGGATATCTGTGAATCTTTAATTACTAGAATATATATAGCATACCAAACACAGTAATCATGAATCATTGAAGACCATATTATTTCGAGATATGAATTATCAGTGATCTACGATCACCTCGGTGATCCTATTTGGATCACCAAATGCCACCTTTCATTTGATAGGCAAACTATTAGCAACCCATGGCGGTTCCTTTTGAGATGTAACTACTTATATGTAGTAAGAACTTTGATAGGCTTGTATCTCTAATATGAACTTTGATAAGCTTGTCTTCTAGTAGCCATGGCGGTTCTTCTTATTCCTTTTCCTCCATTTTCTTCCATCAATTTCTCATTGCTTGTGTACTTATTTTATTCCTCGAGAAAGGAGTCATCTGcccatcattatttttttttttcaattaccaatttttcaagatattttggtgtTATCCACCTATACAGGATAGCTATAACTGTGCCATCTTCCACCGCCAACCCCTCTATCTTTCATATCTCTACTGATGGACCATAGACCACTAGCAAGTTCTTGATATCCCTCTCCTTCCTACCACTATCGCCTCTATATCCAGCTCTCCACCAACCATcaccaccctctctctctccacatCTCTACCAAGACATCAACTAGCAGATTAACATAGCTCTTGTGAGAACACCCCACCACAAACAACACCAAACGCGTTAGTAGATGGGTCGGATTTGGAGCTCGAATCCACTTGACCCACATACTGTCACCCGTCAAATAAGATTCTAACACAATCTTTAAATAGTAAAAACAGTTATAGTAGCTTAAATAAATATTCTACACTATCTTTATAAATAATGTAGATAAATGTAATTACATGATTTATTGTCGGTAactataatttttttgataattaattatcaatgatttttttatgaTCGATTTGATCATTCATtaacaataattattttataattgcTCTGATAATTAGTAATGATAATTCTTTTGTGACCCTTGATATGATTTGACAATAAAAGTGCTGAAAATTGCTAGAGAGTACTAAGAGATATATTGATCTAGTACTTATATATAAGTAAcgaatatttgaatatttttatgTTCTCATGATGTCATCACTTGAAGCTGGTAAATCCATCAATTGAACTGGCGACCCGTGTTTCGGTCCAtcttttgatttattgaatgatccAAGTTTTAAAATATAAGCCTGCCTTCTCCACGCAGCAACGATACTGAGAGATGAAAACACTAGCAATTCCTGTTTAAAACAAGTTGAAGAAGTAATACTTCCATTGCAAGTTCGGATCCTCTACCATGTTTTGCCCCAAGAGGACTATTCAGCCCTTGCCGCATCATCCTATTGTGAGAGAAGTAGAATTTTCTGCCATACGATTTTTGCACAATAGAGTTCTATACCACTGTCAATAGCTAGCATATCATTCAAAGATGGagttatatttcaaaaataaacgaGAATAAGCTGTCTCTATGATGGATGATGTGGTAGCAATCCACGATGGCAAAGTTGGACATATATGAACTTTCAACTTTCGCATCTTGAAAGATACTAAGTTTATAGAGAAAAACGAGCATTTACTTATTCTATCCCATCTCATAATCACAGAACAAGGTTCCATTTGGCACTATGTCCCAGCAATAAATCCAATACGGTAATATAGGATCtatggttttgaaaattttggatgaGCTTCGAAAGTACGGATCGAGAGATACGCGCgcgcgcagagagagagagagagagagagagagagagagagagagagagttaccATGGCAGATTACACTCTCAAGTAGGCTGAAACGGGTTCCACTTTTGAAAACAGACGGCTTGTTGGCCAGGACATGAAGAGGCGACTCCCCCTTCTCGTTCACGTAGTCCACCAAATCTGGATAGCGTTTTATGATCTCCAAGGCCAGATCTATGCACCACATGAGCAGGACTCaaaattaggaacaaggcttcAATAATGTCGGCAATCCCGAGCTAGTTATTTTTGCACATGCACCCACAATGATAAAGGAGGTATATGATCTTCAAAAAAGACATGGCTATAGTGCTTTGTAATTTTGGGAGGATATTCCAATATTTCTGACTGCAGCTAATTAAATCTACCATTAAGTGGTACTTACCAAAACGCTCCGCGAAAATGGCCTCGTGGAGGATGGTGTCGCCACGTACCCTCCTGACACCAGGGGTTGGCTTAATATTTAATTTCTCCTCCACGACAGACTGCAGGGCGAAGAAGACTTCCTTCTGGCCGTGGCGCACAGCCTTGAAGAGGGGCGTCTCTTGCCACCGGTTGTAAATCTCGACCACCATTTTGGGGTGCAACCTGGCCATGGCCAAACACACACCCACCATCCCAAGAGCGGCGGCGATGTGGAGCGCCGTATCACCCCTATCGTTCTGGATCGCCAGAATCTCCTGTCTACGTTTGTCGAGCACGCTCTTTTCCAGGCAGCCCACGAGAAGCTTCACGTTGCTCTCTTTGCCGCTCGATACGGCCAAGTGCAGCAAGGTATCCCCAGCCCAGGTTATCTGGGTTTCGCGGACCTTCTCGTTCTCGGAGTAGGAGCGCGCCACGTCTTGCCACCTGCTCTGCATGGCCTTCCTGAACAAGTCTTCCTTGACGGCGTCGGGGACGTCCTGCGTCTTCTCATCTTCCGCTTGGGGATGGATATCAAAGTGTGGCGAGCTCATTGGGAATGTCTAAGTGTGTAGTGGTGGCCTGTGGGGGATGGTCGTTGCAGCAGCCTGAATACATTTAATAGCCGATGCTTGCCGGGCCCTATTTATAGGAGGGGGCAGCAGTATCAAACTACCCTGGCTCCTGAATCCGGATCCTATAATTAATGCACCCGTGTGCTTGCTCTTGAAggcaaaaagtttcatcaagttACCCTGAGCTCTAGGTTGTGCACGTACCATATGTGGGTGAATGATACGTTAATACAGTATCTGACCagcaaatatcaaataagaataGAACATAGGAGAGTTGTCTGCGTTATCATCAATAAGACGCGGCCCAAAGCTCAAAGCCTGCTGCAAAACCTACTGTACAACTCGAACTTTGTTTAGACaatcaagattaattcattaGTTAATTACTGTCATTTTCAAGTCCCTGCTACCAGAATTTAAGAGCGCTGTATTTTGATCGAAGAAGCAAAGCATGGAAGGTATTTTGCTGCTGCTTCGATTCAGTGGGAACTTTATTTCCAAGTCCATCTGCGATGCTTGGTGGGCGAAAACATTGGTGTTTTGCAGATGctgcaagaaattaaaaatttaacatGGGCTACGCATTAGTTAGAATGTGCCTGCATTGAACTCAATGCTACGAGGAAAACCCTGATACAAGCAGCGAGAGGAATCAACCAAGTGCGACGTTTATCACTTGAACTCTACTCTGACTTGTCAAGTTCAAGCACTCATTGCGTCATCCCTCATTTACTAAACTGTTGTAAGCCGGAAGTGGAGGCGCCGAATGTTTGAATTTTGGCAAGGAATGTTACATACGTCACCTTTTGGTGAATGCAATACTGCACTCCATTCTCCGTAATGAAATGTAATTCCAAACACCTTAATGTGGTCCTCTAGGATAAAGGTCGCTGGTCACGCTTCGCGAGAAGTTACTTTTGAACATGCAACCTCCTACAAGCTGGGAGGTTATTTATCTACCACGAGCATTTTTCTTTGGCAAAAGATTaataaaggaaaattcaaagcaACATAGAATAACGCAAAATAGTGGCAAGAAGCGCTTTAAGCTACCGAGCTTGTCGGTGATGCAAGTGATTCGTCATTCCAAAGCAAAACtatacttctattttttttggaaggaaCGTTTCCAAAGCATAGCTTACTATTTAAGAAATGGACATGTAGCGCTTGAAGCAAGTGAATGTACGCATATGGGACCATATATGATCGATGGTCCAATAAAGCatgagcccttggatcatacaTGGTAAGTGGCCCACCTGCGATGCACATGATAGGACATCAAAAACCATGCTTTCATACATCTCGAAGTGTGATGCGAGTACCCAAACTTCATCAGGTTGGACAGAACCCTTGTGCTATCACACTAGTGCAACAGGTGGTTCCAAAATGAAAGATTATGACGGAGCGATGAAATAGTGATGCCGGACCAAATTTTAAATGGAAgcaggagaagaggggaagagaaggaggaagaagaagagaagaaggagaagggaggagaagagaagaagaggaaacgtggggaaaagaaatctttaattcttcattaaaccctaatcaagaaaatagttccctatatatagggcccaaatacacaatttgcatgaaaccccccttacacaaaaataactcctaataagcccacaaataacacaaataagccctaaaatgcaaatgaacccagaaataaaataaaccacaaataaattcctaaatgcaaataaacccagaaataaaataaaataaatatgcaaataaacgagtctgattcaatccgggggctcaggatcatctggatgaagtgcggaccaaattttaaatggaagcaggagaagaggggaagagaaggaggaagaagaagagaggaaggagaagggaggagaagagaagaagaggaaacgtgggagaaagaaatctttaattcttcattaaaccctaatcaagaaaatagttccctatatatagggcccaaatacacaatttgcatgaaaccccccttacacaaaaataactcctaataagcccacaaataacacaaataagccctaaaatgcaaatgaacccagaaataaaataaaccacaaataaatccctaaatgcaaataaacccagaaataaaataaaataaatatgcaaataaacgggtctgattcaatccgggggctcaggatcatctggatgaagtgctctgatgtccccatcaactcctcccgagTGAGAAAAACTtgaccccgtcgagtacaggtctggccggctgtcgtactgctccagaagatcggggtcgaggcgctgcaactgtgctctggaaatccacgtcacatcagactttggtcgacctttccaccgaacaaggtaacgttggtaaccaccgttcctggttgaaataacctgctcatccaatatatgttctatttgttctctgcgtgcatgaactgTCGTGACGTAGGCGACCAGGATGTGTGCTTCTGGGCTGGGCGACGATCGGTGCGCGGTTGTAGCTGATGGACCCTTTCAATTGGCTTCTATTTGGATCTGATCACAGCACCTTGGCTAGTCTGCTGGGCTTGTAAAATGGAGGAGAGTGGACCTGCTGAGTTCGTGAGATGGGATCAGGCCTCAGTAGTGAGGGCCTGCTGGCTTGGGCCTGTGAGGAGGCAGTGGGTGGCCCGGCCCAAAAGGGGCCTGTCTGGGGTCGATGGAGAGGTGCTCGGGTGAGTTGCAATGGGCGAAGAAGAAAGGGATGAGGGCCAGGGGAAAGGGAGGGCGGCGAGCTGTGGGCGAGGAAGCGGTGGTGAGTGGTGGAGGGGTGCGGCAGTGGTGCAAAAGATGGGGAGAGGAACACGGCGGGGCAGTCGGACCGTGAGGAGGAGAGGGCGGCGGGCGGCCTGTGGAGTCGGCCGGTGGTGAGGAAAATGGGAGGGAATGTACGATGAGGCCGTCGGCGTCAGCTCGGGCCCCGGCGGGATGGTGGCGTCGGCTCGGGCCCCGGCGGGATGGTGGCGTTGGCTCGGGCACCGGCGGCTCGGGCGGTGGACgacggaggagaaggaggggcTCGGAGGCGACGGCGCTCGGCGAGGGGGAAGCACCGTGAGGGAGCGGCGGCACCTCGGCGGTTCGGCGAAGATGGCGGCGGAGGAGTCACGAcgacggcagcggcggcggggcGACGACAACAGCGGCGGGCAGACGATCGGGGAAGATGAACAGgtaccctttcttcttctttttttttttttttttttgtgaacccTTTCGGGTTCGGATTATCGGATTCGGGTTTTTAGAACGCAACCCGCTCCGATACCCGTTAACGACAGCAAGTGCAATTCACGTGCacggttttttttctttttcttttttttttttttttgggacccGGGTTACCGGGTTGTGGGTTAacggtgttgcccaaggtgacaagccaagaggggggggtgaattggtttcttctaaattttggtgctttaaatgttttcttaattaagtgcggtggatgcttccttaaactatttgaatgatttaaactagtgcaaagatagaagatgatgcaagaataaacgtaagcacaagcacaacacaaacacaacaatatatagtggttcggtgctctccttagcacctacgtccactccccaagcgtccccttgggaattcactataat is a genomic window of Phoenix dactylifera cultivar Barhee BC4 chromosome 4, palm_55x_up_171113_PBpolish2nd_filt_p, whole genome shotgun sequence containing:
- the LOC120110686 gene encoding 85/88 kDa calcium-independent phospholipase A2-like; translation: MSSPHFDIHPQAEDEKTQDVPDAVKEDLFRKAMQSRWQDVARSYSENEKVRETQITWAGDTLLHLAVSSGKESNVKLLVGCLEKSVLDKRRQEILAIQNDRGDTALHIAAALGMVGVCLAMARLHPKMVVEIYNRWQETPLFKAVRHGQKEVFFALQSVVEEKLNIKPTPGVRRVRGDTILHEAIFAERFDLALEIIKRYPDLVDYVNEKGESPLHVLANKPSVFKSGTRFSLLESVICHGIFVDQLKVEYLSYKKKFRKNEGIDFEKVSHDGNDKLPDNYKAYYNIFTLLKHAFKNIAPWTSSEDDKSKHITDVENEISAPWTDDDDDKPKHSIDVEISGPWTSGEDGKSKHITDVEIQMPEKELRSCRTS